The window GCGTTGCTCGAAGACCGCGTAACGCAAAAACGCCATCTCAGCCCGCGCGGGCTCGCTTTCGATCAGCTTGCGCATCTCGTCCACCTCGAGCAGCCGTTTCTGGATGCTTGCGGGCATCTCGAGGATGGCGCGCCGGAGATGCGTGACGAGGATCCACTCCACGTCGAATACTCCGGAGCCCCAGTGGATTTTCGCGTCCGTTCCGTTTTTGTCCGCCACCTCGCGCAAGACCTCGATCGCCTTGTTGTGGCGATGCGCCTCGATCTCGGCGTCCGCCGCGACAAATCGCGCCACCGTCTCGACCGGGCCGGAATAACTCAACTTACCGTCATTGAGACCGACGCGAACGCTGCCGTGCCTCGCCGGTATGCCGTTGAGCTGCTGCACGGCCGCCATCGGCAGATGGAGCATCGCGGCAAATACGCGCGCCTGCTCAATGTCGGCTGTCGCGTGAATATTCACGGGCTCGCCGAAACCCGTCGGGTCGGTCATGACCGCGTCAAAGCGCCAGGCGGCGTAAATCTTGCGCAGAACCCCGAGCGCGGCGTTGGAGTCGCCGGCGCGGCGGTAGATCGCAAACGCCTCGAAAAGCGCAAGCTTGCCGGTGTCGTCCCGGGGAGCGACGGCGAAGATGCTTTCGTAGTGCATGGCGATGGTGGGCAGGTCCGGATTTTCCCGGGCGTACAATTCGCGGATCATCGCCTGGAGGCTTGCGATTTTCCTCCGGCTTTCTTCTTCCTTGTCCCGCGTCTCGACGGATGGTTCGTTGGCGACATCGGCGGCGTCAACGCCGCGCGGGCAAACGACGGGGTCGGCGGCAAGGGTCAGGATAAGGAGAATTAACGGAAGGGCGCGGAAATTCGAGGAAAAACGCAAGGCCTCACGGCTGCGGGATGGCGCCGCCCTCGCGGGCCAGTTTTGCGCACGTCGACATGAACTCGCGCGCGGCGGCCACGTTTTCACGTACGACGACGATGTGATCGTCCGCGGAAAGATAAGCCTTCGTGGCCACGTCGTCGCCGGCAAACTCCAGGTGCGTCTCCGCGGCGGCCAATTCCCGGGGCGCGCAGCGCGCGGCACCCGCCTGCCGAAGGACCTCGATTTCCTTCTCCAGCGTGTCGATTTCGGTGCGGTAGTTCGCCGCGCCGCAACCGGCCAACAGCGCCACAAGCGCCGTCATCGTGCAAATCCGGATCAGGGTTTTCGATCGTCCCATCGTCATTCGTCGGACTCCACAGGTTCCGCGCCCGAATTTCGGCGCGCATTTGTATCATGATTCGCCGCCGATGCAATCCCGATCGCCGCATCCGCCCGTTCGGTCGCCTTGCGGGCGTATTCGCGGGCCCGGTCGTAATCCGACCGGCGATATTGCTGCCGCGCCGCATCCAGATAGGCGAGCGCAGCCTCGTATTCGCCGACCGCAAGATAGTCGCCATGCACGCGGCGGGCTTCCGCGACGCGATCGGTTGCGGCGGAAAGTTCGGCGCGAATGCCCGCAGCCGCGCAACCGATCGCAAAAAACGCGAAGATCACCGGTGCGATCTTCAGAATGCACTTTAAGAAAGAACGTCTAAGCATCTTGGTTATATGGACTTTTCCCGTTTACACCGCGTAGGTGGCCTCGTCAAGCGGTGGCAGCGTCCGAATGAGCGCCTCGTACCGGTTCGTGAGAAATTCGGCGGCCCCCCGCCCCGGGCCGACGTTTTGTTCGTAGCGATAGGCGGGATCCTCGAAAAACTCGTCGGGCACCAGGTAGCCCAATTCGTCGTTGCACGGCCCGATCAGCATCGCGGGGCCGCCGGCAAGTCGCTTCCAGGCGATACCGAGCGTGGGTAGCACCTCACCCGGCGCGGCGAGAAGCCGCAGCGGGCCGAACTGAAGCACGGAAATGGTCGTCCGCACCGTTTCACCGACTTCGCGGTCGAAAAGGCCGTAATGGGCGAGAAAGCGCAGATATTCGCTTCCCACGGGCAGATCGAAGATGTCTTCGCGCATCGTCATTTGGGGACCCTCGATCGGGGCCGCGCGTTCAGCCGCCCGCGCGGATAATTCACCGAGGGTCTCGCCGTATTCCCGGTAGAGCGCCAGGCGGGGCTCAAGCGGTACGTCCATTTCGATGCCCGGGGTGACCATGCCGCCGAGCGCCCCGTTGACGAACACCGACAGGCCGCCCACGCGCCGTTCGATGACCTTGTGCATCGGCGCGACGAAATCCGACGAAATGCCGGTATTTTTGTCCCACAGCGCCTCGGGGTGCGACGCGAAATTCGTCAGCACGCCGATCGTACCGCCGCCATCGGCA is drawn from bacterium and contains these coding sequences:
- a CDS encoding DUF4398 domain-containing protein, encoding MIFAFFAIGCAAAGIRAELSAATDRVAEARRVHGDYLAVGEYEAALAYLDAARQQYRRSDYDRAREYARKATERADAAIGIASAANHDTNARRNSGAEPVESDE